In the genome of Calothrix sp. PCC 6303, the window TAACGTTAATCCTAGTTCTTTGAGTATGGTGCGATCGCGCTCCACCTGTTCTAATACCGGATCAACCAAAATCGCAGTTTGAGTTGCTAAATCAGCAATTAAATAAGTATATGTACTGGTTTCTGGGTCGAAAAGTTGGCGGAATAACATGATGGTTAACTCCAGGAGTATTTATCATCCAATGATATGACTATATAGTAATATTGTCTGAATGTCCAGTCACTTCGCTAGGATTTACTTGTATTATGAACTGTTAAAATTGTTCCTTGTGTCCTACTAATTTGGAGTTGAGACAGCCGGATATTAAGAATAAATACGGAGTTACCTGCAAAATATTTGTGATTTATATTACGGAGTCAATTGGGTTGGCGTTGGGGATTAAGCCGGGGAAATTAGGAAGGGATAAGCATATTGTTTCCACAAAGGGCGTTTTGTTGGGAGTACTTATCGCGCTTTTCTTTCATAATTATTTTTCAGCGATAACCAGCATTTCAAAATCTTCAGTTGTCAACTTGTCATTTCTGGAAAATGCTCCAAGCTTCGCTCCAAATATATTGATTTCTTTATATTCTAGCGACTTTAACAACCAATTAATTTCACTGGGAACGTAATATCTTTCATTGCATTCAAGAGTCTTTTTATTTCCAGAGTCGTCTTCAAATTCCATAACATTGTGGTCTCGAAATGTCATTAAATCAAATGTATTGCTTCGATATGCGGCATTACCTTCTTGTGTTGTTGAAGCGCAAAAATTTTCAACAGAATTATACAGTGGAAATAATCCATTTAAAGTTGTAAATATAAATTTCCCATTCTCTTTAAGCGATTCTGTCACACAATTAAGTATTTCATAATTCATTTCATCTGTTTCCATTAATGGAAATCCACCTTCACAAAGCATTATTGCAACGTCAAATTCATTGTTAAATGCAAGATTTCTTGCATCTTGTTTCTGAAAATCAATCTTTAAATTGTAACTTTCTGCTTTTTGCTTCGCTCTAGCAAGTTGAGCTTCTGATAGATCAATCCCAGTAACGTTATATCCCCTATTTGATAATTCAATTGTATGTCTGCCAGTTCCGCATCCAATGTCTAATATTTTTAATGACTTATCAAAATTTATCTCCCTTTCAATGAAATCGCATTCACCAACAGTACCCTGTGTGAAATTTTCATTATCATATTTCAATCCGTAATTTTCAAAAAGAGATTCATACCATTGTTTTTTCATCATCTCGCTCCTTGATGTTTCCTTTATGCCGTTTAACTATTATTAAGTGAGCCGATTACGCGATAAGCCCGAAGGGTATAGCTGGAGGCATCGCTTAATTTCTCAACAGTGCTCAAAACCCTGCCTGATGAAAATACATAAACCCCTACAGCGTGGTCTATTTAACCGAAAATAGCTGTAATCATAGTTAATTACACCTCGTGGTATGGAAGAAAATCATTCTCCATAAGCATCACTGACCACTTTGCCACGAAACACCACATAGTTATAAATGTTGTAGAACAACATAATCGGAATCAGAACCCCAATAAAGGTGAGCATAAATACCAAAGCACTGGGGGAAGCTGCGGCTTGATAGATGGTGATTTGGTTGGGGATAATGTAGGGAAAGACAATTAGTCCTAAGCCAATAAAAGTGAGCAAGAAAATCAAAATTGTCCAAATCAATGGTGTGTTTTCTTCCTCCCGATTGAGACTTCGCAACAACAACCCCACCAGCAACACACCTAGCACGGGAATCACAGCAAAGATGTAAACTAAAGGTGGGCTAAATAACCGAGTTCTCGCTGCTTCATAAACAATTGGGGTAGCGATTGTGATTAAAATTGCGCCAATAAAGGTGGTGATAGCAGCAAGTTTGGCAGTGCGGAAGTGGGTTTTTTGTAGTTCTCCTTCTGTTTTCAAAATCAGGTAGGTGGAACCAATCAATACATACCCCTGGATTAAAGTCAAGGCAACTAAAAGCGATCGCCAATCCAGCCAATCCCAGGTAGATCCGATAAAGTGACCTGCCTGATCCACGGCAATCCCTTCAATTACACTACCCAGGGCAAAACCTTGTCCAAGTGCAGCCATAAAACTACCAGCCCCAAAGGCAAAGTTCCAAAGAAACTTGCGATTGGAATGTTCTCGAAATTCAAACGCCACCGCCCGAAAAATTAGCCCAAAAATCATCATGAAAATGGGAATATATAGGGCACTAAGAATAGTGCCATAAGCGAGGGGAAACGCCCCAAATAAGGCT includes:
- a CDS encoding class I SAM-dependent methyltransferase, giving the protein MMKKQWYESLFENYGLKYDNENFTQGTVGECDFIEREINFDKSLKILDIGCGTGRHTIELSNRGYNVTGIDLSEAQLARAKQKAESYNLKIDFQKQDARNLAFNNEFDVAIMLCEGGFPLMETDEMNYEILNCVTESLKENGKFIFTTLNGLFPLYNSVENFCASTTQEGNAAYRSNTFDLMTFRDHNVMEFEDDSGNKKTLECNERYYVPSEINWLLKSLEYKEINIFGAKLGAFSRNDKLTTEDFEMLVIAEK
- the cydB gene encoding cytochrome d ubiquinol oxidase subunit II, encoding MDALLHFLPQVWFVILALFLFLYVMLDGFDLGVGILSLTSSDEERRSILMTSLGNIWDANETWLVLMGGALFGAFPLAYGTILSALYIPIFMMIFGLIFRAVAFEFREHSNRKFLWNFAFGAGSFMAALGQGFALGSVIEGIAVDQAGHFIGSTWDWLDWRSLLVALTLIQGYVLIGSTYLILKTEGELQKTHFRTAKLAAITTFIGAILITIATPIVYEAARTRLFSPPLVYIFAVIPVLGVLLVGLLLRSLNREEENTPLIWTILIFLLTFIGLGLIVFPYIIPNQITIYQAAASPSALVFMLTFIGVLIPIMLFYNIYNYVVFRGKVVSDAYGE